In the Caenorhabditis elegans chromosome X genome, one interval contains:
- the tbc-19 gene encoding TBC1 domain family member 2B (Confirmed by transcript evidence): MTSKTTEIQHAYSIAGFLHMKYLGGALALWRPRRRFYFAIDEITEELVYYKTEGEFTSHREPVGSFPISNSVITLDENNHLIFILHVSGRSIEFEADNEESCRAWLHTFCNRYSEAERTKYQMMTHRKIKKASSLPDQESTTAATDQHIPFRKHSVPAQNLVTTRNFIMPPPDIAEGYLPDEEMDDWVTQWLTNEKFHNFPSCTDMTTPTSTNQSKVDTCSESERAESEELDLLREITNNQKKKIEDMKHEMNAMTLHIDQMRKRADSTNGTDRDTLSAQNKFLNSEILRMSAKCEILTMQSSGNRKSHRENKRLTEELQLLRCDYVYAIQSTIRIPLHDNTAMDVMSVKLLGGETHKSRLIQLMAEARQHDPSLPTLQSLLQGIYVDSFGFRISFKEEPNALHYMATKLNHFYANRSKSASEHKYNWKRFLEENDFIDLTPETKIMCRKGIPNSLRATVWKILINQQVEDLKNVYGKYYYRNLCNIQGGEDEKTYSDVHQKQINLDLLRTMPNNVHFMSANSKGVTQLLQVLHAFCLHNSQIGYCQGMNFLAATALLFVGPEDAFWFLIAVTERYFDKTYFDSNLTGAQADQEVLKGLLEVQHPKIMKHLKSLDIDVASFTLNWFISLFFDAVPFNTLLRIWDCFLLEGPKVLFRFAIVLIGKHEEEIISRGDAIGIMRVSKAATKLAFDEEAIVNMAFRIPNLPTRIELKNMQLQYVNLLAERLEKKMRRANEFVKSIANNLTNEKLISNIFIDTFTPNTGFIVSGHHLMGKIAGIKVVKDKACMKNIDVEFDCRVMSICMVRKDMAYVSLISGYLIAAHVNSENEWSILWELKLPDVATFLIHQENTLFAGLANGILTVFENAGERWPTSVQMWHMPLSSSPLTNAVIHDDTLVVATACKLITLDAQSLTTLSTTHVASSNVGSGVIYFDKITCMTESPFGIFLTTNHSTLIQLWHDTACNLLYDISFDHKTRKPSLSDTENSNYVESMLFNDETLWLGTSDGYVFIYNVENETGKEEVKYKLKRFPGEKRPSRRGSSARSQRLGSLIENNDESDDNETVPIFCAEKRASRVSISIDRETHQYSIASFQQNPEDVDFPGSTYSRLNSSSSKTLRSPMKKGFSADSAVSVFSSEPNELIEKCDENFLSVKKEKDSPRFRDNRFFSSTNSSCTSMEYDDTFELYSDEERSRRRVAITSHKRFATPSKQLNLQRKDLTFDDPYIVPVPESADKETSNDVEDSAVVSSVRLSLFMKLKISETSVRKIISSGEHHILTCSGEFGADEAVLLWRKDISTNLWINDPVTHEVPNIPPSSKTSSSTPASIQSLSFRSK, from the exons ATGACTTCCAAAACAACTGAAATTCAACATGCCTATTCAATTGCTGGATTTCTCCATATGAAATATCTTGGTGGTG CATTGGCTTTATGGCGACCACGCCGACGATTCTATTTTGCCATTGACGAGATTACCGAAGAGCTCGTCTATTACAAAACGGAAGGGGAGTTCACTTCGCATCGCGAGCCGGTGGGGTCGTTTCCGATTTCGAATTCGGTGATTACATTGGACGAGAATaatcatttgattttcattttgca CGTCTCTGGCAGAAGCATCGAATTCGAGGCAGACAACGAAGAGTCGTGTCGTGCCTGGTTGCACACGTTCTGTAATCGGTATTCAGAAGCTGAGAGGACCAAATATCAAATGATGACTCataggaaaatcaaaaaagccTCCAGCCTGCCG GACCAAGAGTCAACAACCGCCGCTACAGACCAGCATATACCATTCAGAAAAC ACTCGGTGCCTGCACAGAACTTGGTCACGACTAGAAATTTCATCATGCCTCCACCAGATATTgcg GAAGGCTATTTGCCAGACGAGGAGATGGATGACTGGGTGACTCAGTGGTTGACAAACgagaaatttcacaattttccttCATGTACCGATATGACAACTCCAACATCGACTAATCAGAGCAAAGTGGACACTTGTAGTGAAAGTGAAAG AGCCGAAAGCGAGGAATTGGATCTATTGAGGGAAATAACAAACaatcaaaagaagaagattGAGGATATGAAGCACGAAATGAATGCAATGACTTTGCACATTGACCAAATGAG AAAAAGAGCCGACTCTACAAATGGCACCGACCGGGATACCTTATCCGCACAAAACAAATTCCTAAACTCTGAGATTTTGAGGATGAGCGCCAAATGTGAAATTCTCACTATGCAAAGTAGCGGGAATAGAAA ATCTCATAGAGAAAACAAGCGGTTGACAGAAGAACTTCAACTTTTGCGTTGTGATTATGTCTATGCGATTCAATCAACTATTCGAATACCACTACATGACAACACAGCAATGGATGTAATGTCGGTGAAGTTGTTAGGAGGAGAAAca CACAAGTCTCGCCTCATTCAACTAATGGCAGAAGCTCGTCAACATGACCCTAGTCTACCAACCTTACAAAGTCTCCTACAAGGGATTTACGTAGACTCATTTGGTTTCCGTATCAGTTTCAAGGAAGAACCAAATGCTCTACATTATATGGCAACTAAACTCAACCATTTTTATGCAAATCGTTCGAAATCTGCTAGTGAGCACAAGTACAATTGGAAGAggtttttggaagaaaatgacTTTATTGATCTAACG ccagaaaCTAAAATAATGTGCCGAAAAGGTATTCCAAATTCTCTGAGAGCTACAGTGTGGAAGATTCTAATCAATCAGCAAgttgaagatttgaaaaatgtttatggaAAGTACTACTACAGAAATCTGTGTAACATTCAAGGTGGTGAAGATGAGAAAACA TACTCGGACGTGCATCAAAAGCAAATAAATTTGGATTTATTAAGAACAATGCCGAATAACGTGCATTTCATGAGTGCAAACAGTAAAGGG GTAACCCAACTCTTACAAGTCCTTCACGCATTTTGCCTCCACAACTCCCAAATCGGATATTGCCAAGGAATGAACTTTCTTGCGGCTACTGCTCTTCTGTTCGTTGGCCCTGAAGATGCGTTTTGGTTTCTAATTGCGGTCACCGAGCGATACTTTGACAAAACCTATTTCGATAGCAACCTTACCGGTGCACAGGCTGATCAAGAAGTTTTGAAAGGTCTACTTGAAGTTCAACAtcctaaaattatgaaacatcTCAAGAGTTTGGATATTGACGTCGCAAGTTTTACATTGAACTGGTtcatttcattgttttttgatgCTGTTCCATTTAAC aCTTTGCTCAGAATTTGGGACTGCTTTTTATTAGAAGGCCCAAAAGTGCTCTTTCGTTTTGCAATTGTGCTTATTGGAAAGCATGAAGAAGAGATCATCAGTAGAGGTGACGCTATTGGGATTATGAGAGTATCCAAAGCAGCAACAAAGTTGGCATTTGACGAAGAGGCAATAGTTAAT ATGGCATTCCGGATACCCAATTTGCCAAcaagaattgaattgaaaaatatgcaaCTTCAATACGTAAATTTGCTGGCAGAACGATTAGAGAAGAAAATGAGGCGAGCTAATGAATTTGTG AAAAGCATTGCTAATAATTTGACTAATGAAAAGCTAATCTCAAATATATTCATCGACACATTCACTCCAAACACTG GATTCATAGTTTCCGGTCATCATTTAATGGggaaaattgctggaattaaAGTAGTCAAGGACAAAGCATGTATGAAGAATATTGATGTTGAA TTCGACTGTCGTGTAATGTCAATTTGCATGGTACGGAAAGATATGGCCTATGTGAGCTTGATATCAGGGTATTTAATTGCAGCACACGTAAACAGTGAAAATGAGTG gaGCATTTTATGGGAGCTCAAACTTCCCGACGTGGCAACTTTTCTTATTCACCAAGAGAACACTCTGTTTGCTGGGCTCGCCAATGGTATTCTCACAGTCTTTGAAAACGCTGGAGAGCGTTGGCCAACCAGTGTCCAAATGTGGCACATGCCACTCAGTTCCTCTCCGTTGACAAACGCTGTTATTCATGACGATACATTGGTTGTAGCAACTGCTTGCAAGTTAATAACCCTCGATGCTCAATCTTTGACGACGCTATCGACCACCCATGTGGCATCGTCTAATGTTGGATCGGGTGTGATTTATTTTGATAAA ATCACCTGTATGACCGAATCACCGTTTGGTATTTTTCTAACTACCAACCACTCAACATTAATTCAACTATGGCATGACACCGCCTGCAATTTGTTGTATGATATTTCTTTCGACCACAAAACACG aaaaccatcACTATCAGACACAGAAAATAGTAACTATGTAGAATCAATGCTGTTTAATGATGAAACGTTATGGTTGGGCACTTCTGATGGATACGTTTTTATTTATaacgttgaaaatgaaacaggAAAGGAGGAAGTAAAATATAAGCTGAAAag atttccTGGTGAAAAACGGCCGAGTCGGCGTGGATCGTCTGCAAGATCTCAAAGACTCGGTTCTCTTATTGAGAATAATGATGAAAGTGATGATAATGAAACTGTACCAATCTTTTGTGCTGAAAAGCGCGCAAGTCGGGTTAGCATTTCCATAGACAGAGAAACACACCAATATAGCA TTGCTTCATTCCAACAAAATCCAGAAGATGTAGATTTTCCGGGCAGCACATACAG CAGATTAAACAGCTCTTCATCGAAAACTTTGAGATCTCCCATGAAAAAGGGATTTAGTGCGGATTCGGCGGTTTCTGTTTTCAGCTCCGAGCCCAATgagttaattgaaaaatgcgatgaaaactttctgtcagtgaagaaagaaaaagattCTCCGAGATTCAGGGACAATag ATTCTTCAGTTCAACGAATTCCAGTTGTACTTCAATGGAATATGACGACACTTTTGAGCTATACTCGGATGAAGAACGATCAAGAAGAAGAGTTGCAATAACGTCTCATAAACGATTTG CCACTCCATCAAAACAACTTAATCTTCAGCGGAAAGATTTAACATTTGATGATCCGTACATTGTCCCAGTCCCAG aaagtgcTGATAAAGAAACATCGAACGATGTAGAGGACAGTGCAGT ggtCTCCAGCGTCAGGTTGTCCTTGttcatgaaattgaaaatatcggAGACTTCCGTCAGAAAGATAATTTCTAGCGG cgagCACCACATTCTTACCTGCTCTGGAGAGTTTGGCGCCGACGAAGCAGTGTTGCTTTGGAGGAAAGATATTTCCACA aatctttGGATCAATGATCCAGTAACCCACGAAGTTCCAAACATACCTCCATCGTCAAAAACGTCCTCTTCAACACCAGCTTCCATTCAATCATTATCATTTCGAtcgaaatga
- the C04C11.25 gene encoding Nematode Specific Peptide family, group A (Confirmed by transcript evidence), whose amino-acid sequence MHASFNYSLLIISTLLIAVNAFIISSYPSYQTSN is encoded by the coding sequence ATGCATGCCAGTTTCAACTATAGTTTATTAATTATTTCTACATTATTGATTGCTGTAAATGCGTTTATTATATCCTCTTATCCATCATATCAAACTTCGAATTGA
- the C04C11.1 gene encoding SCP domain-containing protein (Confirmed by transcript evidence) — protein MNLDAFLPPMLVPNREEQRHTITRKRMERFSTGGQLLSVTDVKTTHFDDNPQQSTLPFDGNRYYSNNRNTLREADYDTVHTYRDVLHEPKRQEVNYRIPRAREPVEREYPVKRIDRVAPTQIIREYSRSDDSTLNPEWKTTDSYVRKTSILKTAKKDSHQHHHQVPAAPYPAGTLPPSSQRVEWREPLDCLIDRMNRIRSTIACPPLEPSVRLADIAAQWARMLAIRGEFRSDRNRCMNIWMGSRVTESIADIWWDEAEEYGTWNYLDVQSLSWVGVASAFSEQHRQFIVVAVYE, from the exons ATGAACCTGGATGCATTTCTCCCTCCCATGCTGGTTCCGAACCGAGAAGAACAAAGGCATACAATTACTCGAAAACGAATGGAGAGATTCTCAACGGGCGGACAATTACTATCTGTGACGGATGTG AAAACGACGCACTTTGATGATAATCCACAACAATCGACACTTCCATTTGATGGCAACCGATACTACTCGAATAATAGAAATACGCTCCGCGAGGCGGATTATGACACTGTTCACACCTATCGCGATGTGCTTCATGAACCAAAAAGGCAGGAAGTCAATTACAGGATTCCGAGAGCTAGAGAACCTGTGGAAAGAGAATATCCAGTTAAAA GAATAGATCGTGTTGCGCCAACGCAAATCATTCGAGAATATAGCAGAAGTGATGATTCAACTTTGAACCCAGAATGGAAAACGACTGACTCTTATGTACggaaaacatcaattttaaa AACCGCTAAAAAAGATTCTCATCAGCACCATCATCAAGTTCCTGCTGCACCATATCCTGCTGGAACTCTTCCTCCCAGCTCTCAGCGAGTGGAATGGAGAGAGCCACTAGACTGTCTTATTGATAGAATGAACAGAATCAGAAGTACAATTGCTTGCCCTCCATTGGAACCATCGGTCCGGTTAGCTGATATTGCTGCCCAGTGGGCTCGGATGTTGGCGATCAGAGGGGAATTTCG AAGTGACCGCAACCGATGTATGAACATCTGGATGGGGTCTCGTGTAACCGAGTCAATTGCCGACATATGGTGGGATGAAGCGGAAGAATATGGTACCTGGAACTATCTCGACGTTCAATCACTTTCGTGGGTTGGCGTGGCCAGTGCTTTTAGTGAACAACATCGCCAATTTATCGTGGTTGCTGTTTATGAGTGA